In Litoribrevibacter albus, a single window of DNA contains:
- a CDS encoding calcium/sodium antiporter: MLLPHILAIILGLIALVWSSDQFVNSAASVAKLLGMSTLMIGLTVVSFGTSAPEIMVAINSAINNSPGIAVGNAVGSNIANIGLVLGITALVCALPIRSGLIKREVPLLLLVTGITGFLMADLELTVIDGIVLLSLLPLTLFIFHKFSISSHEGSEHDVAEDELEEEVADLPEMTTGKAWVLLVVSLVVLVGSAHMLVWGASGVARELGVSELVIGLTIVAIGTSLPELAASVASALKGHHDLAIGNVIGSNLFNLMTVLSVPGLIITTSVEPLGFTRDYFVMLALTVALAFFMFLKSRTPVSASKGSSTQESGKLTKFHGLLFLGAYTTYMVQLYLSSTAN, encoded by the coding sequence ATGCTCCTACCTCATATACTTGCTATTATTCTAGGACTCATTGCATTGGTCTGGAGTTCAGATCAATTTGTAAATTCTGCGGCCTCTGTTGCAAAACTGTTGGGCATGTCCACTTTGATGATTGGCCTGACGGTTGTCAGCTTCGGGACGTCTGCACCAGAAATCATGGTCGCCATTAACTCAGCCATCAATAATTCACCAGGTATTGCAGTAGGTAACGCAGTTGGTTCTAACATCGCCAACATTGGTTTAGTTCTTGGCATAACAGCACTAGTGTGTGCGCTTCCAATCCGTTCTGGGTTAATTAAACGTGAAGTCCCGCTTTTATTACTCGTTACAGGGATCACAGGTTTTCTGATGGCAGACCTCGAACTGACGGTAATCGACGGTATTGTGCTGCTTTCTCTTCTTCCCTTAACCCTATTCATTTTCCACAAGTTCTCCATTTCCTCTCATGAGGGTAGCGAGCATGACGTGGCCGAAGATGAGCTTGAAGAAGAAGTGGCTGATCTGCCAGAAATGACTACAGGAAAAGCATGGGTGTTACTCGTAGTTAGCTTGGTTGTACTAGTTGGTAGTGCTCACATGTTAGTCTGGGGCGCTTCAGGTGTAGCTAGAGAACTGGGCGTCAGCGAATTAGTCATTGGTTTAACCATTGTGGCCATTGGTACCAGCTTGCCAGAACTTGCAGCGTCCGTCGCCAGCGCTCTAAAAGGCCATCATGATTTAGCCATTGGCAATGTCATCGGATCAAACCTATTTAACCTTATGACCGTGCTATCAGTGCCTGGGTTAATCATAACCACATCGGTAGAACCTTTGGGCTTCACACGTGACTACTTCGTCATGTTGGCACTCACCGTAGCACTGGCATTTTTTATGTTCCTGAAATCGCGAACACCAGTCAGTGCGTCAAAAGGTTCAAGCACGCAAGAAAGTGGTAAACTAACTAAATTCCATGGCTTGCTGTTTTTAGGGGCGTACACCACCTACATGGTTCAGCTTTATTTAAGCAGCACTGCCAACTAA
- the lptA gene encoding lipopolysaccharide transport periplasmic protein LptA: MTFKSKLSIASFLLLLISAPLYALPEDKTQPIQLEADQAKLNNETGISEYLGNVVIIQGTAQLRADRVILHTANNEVVRMEAFGSPAKYQQILQPNEPPTHIEGNTLDLKIADQLAEVTGNGKVFKGEDKLSSEKITYSLKTGELNATKSENSSDSRVRFIFHPPEKKSDKSASPSTDPKPQQ; the protein is encoded by the coding sequence ATGACGTTCAAAAGTAAATTATCTATTGCAAGTTTTCTATTACTACTGATAAGCGCACCACTTTATGCGCTTCCGGAAGACAAGACTCAGCCGATTCAGTTAGAAGCAGACCAAGCAAAACTGAACAATGAAACAGGCATATCAGAATACCTAGGCAATGTTGTCATTATTCAAGGTACAGCACAGCTTCGAGCGGATAGAGTCATTCTTCACACTGCAAATAATGAAGTGGTTCGCATGGAAGCCTTTGGTTCGCCTGCCAAATACCAACAAATTCTACAGCCCAACGAACCGCCAACCCACATCGAGGGTAACACTTTAGACCTTAAGATTGCCGACCAATTAGCGGAAGTTACCGGCAACGGAAAAGTATTTAAAGGTGAAGACAAACTCTCCAGCGAAAAGATCACCTATTCGCTTAAAACAGGGGAGCTGAATGCAACCAAGAGCGAAAACAGTTCGGACAGTCGGGTTCGTTTCATTTTCCATCCGCCAGAAAAGAAAAGCGACAAATCCGCTTCACCTTCTACTGATCCTAAGCCACAACAATAG
- the hisD gene encoding histidinol dehydrogenase, which translates to MIDIKRLASSNNDFDAQLTQLTAWEGVSDAEVNQRVHDIVHAVRAQGDQALIEFTNRFDRLQLNDSSELEFSKEELKSALENLPEKERIALQTAADRVRSYHEKQLQTSWDYTEADGTVLGQKVTPMDKVGLYVPGGKASYPSSVLMNAMPAKVAGVNELIMVVPTPDGEINSLVLAAAEVAGVDRVFRLGGAQAVAALAYGTESVPQVDKIVGPGNIYVATAKRMVFGVVGIDMIAGPSEILVVCDGQTDPDWIAMDLFSQAEHDEDAQSILIATSEEYLAQVQASIEKLLPTMEREAIIRTSLESRGAFVLVNDLDEACDVVNKIAPEHLELSVENPEALLPKIRHAGAIFMGRYTAEALGDYCAGPNHVLPTSGTARFSSPLGVYDFQKKSSIIHFSADGASEMGKVASVLARGESLTAHARSAEFRIKD; encoded by the coding sequence ATGATTGACATAAAACGATTGGCAAGTAGTAACAATGATTTTGATGCTCAGCTGACTCAACTGACCGCGTGGGAAGGTGTATCCGATGCTGAAGTGAATCAACGAGTTCATGACATTGTGCATGCTGTTCGTGCTCAAGGTGATCAGGCGTTGATTGAATTTACCAATCGATTTGATCGTCTTCAGTTGAATGATTCCTCTGAATTGGAGTTTTCAAAAGAAGAGTTAAAATCAGCGCTAGAGAACTTACCAGAGAAAGAACGTATTGCATTGCAAACAGCGGCAGATCGCGTGCGTTCTTATCATGAGAAACAACTTCAAACGTCCTGGGATTACACGGAAGCTGACGGCACGGTGCTTGGTCAGAAAGTTACCCCTATGGATAAAGTTGGCTTGTATGTTCCAGGTGGGAAAGCGTCTTATCCTTCCTCTGTATTGATGAATGCAATGCCAGCGAAGGTCGCCGGTGTTAATGAATTAATCATGGTTGTGCCAACTCCGGACGGTGAGATTAACTCGCTGGTATTAGCAGCAGCAGAAGTGGCAGGGGTTGATCGTGTATTCCGTTTGGGCGGTGCTCAGGCTGTTGCTGCTCTTGCTTATGGTACTGAGTCGGTGCCTCAGGTCGATAAGATTGTTGGCCCAGGCAATATTTACGTTGCGACGGCTAAACGAATGGTGTTTGGTGTGGTGGGTATCGACATGATCGCAGGTCCATCAGAGATTCTGGTGGTGTGCGATGGTCAGACTGATCCAGACTGGATTGCCATGGACTTGTTCTCTCAGGCGGAACACGATGAAGATGCTCAGTCGATTTTAATTGCAACCAGCGAAGAGTATCTGGCTCAGGTTCAGGCTTCAATCGAGAAGTTATTACCAACAATGGAGCGTGAAGCCATTATTCGCACCTCTCTTGAGAGTCGTGGTGCGTTTGTCTTGGTTAACGATCTGGATGAAGCTTGTGATGTGGTAAATAAAATTGCCCCCGAGCACTTGGAGTTATCGGTAGAAAATCCAGAAGCGTTACTTCCAAAGATCCGCCACGCAGGCGCTATCTTTATGGGACGTTATACCGCTGAAGCATTGGGTGACTATTGTGCAGGGCCAAACCACGTCCTTCCTACTTCTGGTACGGCTCGTTTCTCTTCACCGTTGGGCGTGTATGATTTCCAGAAGAAATCGTCGATTATCCACTTCTCTGCTGATGGTGCATCGGAAATGGGGAAAGTGGCATCTGTTTTGGCGCGTGGAGAAAGCTTAACCGCACATGCACGTTCTGCCGAGTTCAGAATTAAAGACTAA
- the murA gene encoding UDP-N-acetylglucosamine 1-carboxyvinyltransferase codes for MDKLVIRGGKPLSGEIRASGAKNSALPIISAALLSSENVIIRNLPHLQDITTMLNLLGTMGIEPVVNEDLSIELDSNLIKSVVAPYELVKTMRASILVLGPLVAKNGYAEVSLPGGCAIGSRPVDLHIRGLEAMGAEVVVEDGYIKAKTDGRLKGANVFFDTVTVTGTENILMAATLADGVTTIENAAREPEVVDLAECLIAMGAQIEGHGTDVIKVTGVEKLHGCDYSVVPDRIETGTYLVAAAATGGKVKIKDTRPDILDAVLIKLEEAGAKIEKGDDWISLDMEGRRPKAVSLKTAPYPAFPTDMQAQFVAMNAVAEGTGTVVETIFENRFMHVQEMTRMGADITVEGNTAVIKGLPGLHSAPVMATDLRASASLVIAGLVAEGETVIDRIYHIDRGYECIEEKLQLLGANITRLPE; via the coding sequence ATGGATAAATTAGTCATTCGCGGTGGAAAGCCATTGTCTGGTGAAATTCGCGCGTCCGGTGCAAAAAACTCTGCACTTCCTATTATTTCAGCTGCGTTGCTTTCCAGTGAGAATGTCATAATTCGGAATCTTCCTCATCTCCAAGACATTACAACCATGCTTAATTTGCTGGGTACCATGGGCATCGAGCCTGTAGTAAATGAGGATTTAAGTATTGAGCTGGACAGTAACTTAATTAAATCTGTGGTTGCTCCTTACGAGTTAGTAAAAACCATGCGAGCTTCTATTTTGGTGCTTGGACCATTAGTTGCGAAGAATGGGTATGCGGAAGTGTCTCTACCAGGTGGTTGTGCCATTGGTAGTCGTCCGGTGGATCTTCATATCCGTGGTCTGGAAGCGATGGGTGCCGAAGTCGTTGTTGAAGACGGTTATATCAAAGCGAAAACCGATGGGCGTTTAAAAGGCGCTAACGTTTTCTTTGATACCGTAACTGTGACCGGAACCGAGAATATTCTGATGGCGGCTACGTTGGCGGACGGTGTGACCACCATTGAAAATGCGGCTCGCGAACCTGAAGTTGTGGATCTGGCTGAATGCTTGATTGCTATGGGTGCCCAAATTGAAGGGCACGGTACCGATGTCATCAAAGTGACCGGTGTCGAAAAACTGCATGGATGTGATTACTCAGTGGTTCCTGATCGTATTGAAACCGGAACCTACCTGGTAGCGGCGGCTGCAACCGGTGGTAAAGTGAAAATTAAGGACACTCGTCCTGATATTCTTGATGCTGTGCTTATCAAGCTGGAAGAAGCCGGTGCGAAAATTGAGAAAGGTGATGACTGGATTTCATTGGATATGGAAGGGCGTCGTCCTAAAGCGGTGTCTTTAAAAACAGCACCTTACCCTGCGTTTCCTACTGACATGCAAGCACAATTTGTAGCCATGAACGCGGTTGCTGAAGGTACAGGCACAGTAGTTGAGACGATTTTTGAAAATCGTTTCATGCATGTTCAGGAAATGACCCGCATGGGTGCCGACATCACTGTTGAAGGTAATACTGCTGTGATTAAAGGCTTGCCAGGTTTGCACTCTGCACCCGTGATGGCGACGGATTTACGCGCCTCGGCAAGTTTGGTTATTGCCGGGTTGGTTGCGGAAGGTGAAACCGTTATTGATCGTATTTACCACATTGACCGTGGTTATGAATGTATTGAAGAGAAGTTGCAACTATTAGGCGCAAATATTACTCGTTTACCAGAATAA
- a CDS encoding MlaC/ttg2D family ABC transporter substrate-binding protein codes for MRFLNMVKFVHLLLLGVLAVVSVELSAQTAEASVSETEVDNGVVDINKFSGPEQAVWNTTQMLLNIIDEERAGFTENPNKFYDRVAEALEPAVGFRRIAAMVMGSFYKQATKAQKIKFSQLFQRSLVETYSGGLIEYDGYKIDVLPGEPVSEGQRTAVVDVVITTSSGTQVPIKYSMYQTKNGAWKVQNVTVAGINVGLLYRQQFARKVAEAGGDINVVVDQWSSKLDVEVEDGQLKTDDSPLK; via the coding sequence ATGCGGTTTTTAAATATGGTTAAGTTTGTTCATTTATTGTTGTTGGGCGTATTGGCTGTTGTTTCGGTAGAGTTGAGTGCTCAGACTGCTGAGGCATCTGTGTCTGAGACAGAAGTTGATAATGGTGTGGTCGATATCAATAAGTTCTCGGGGCCTGAACAAGCGGTCTGGAATACAACCCAGATGTTATTGAATATTATTGATGAAGAGCGTGCAGGGTTTACTGAGAATCCAAACAAATTCTACGATCGAGTAGCCGAAGCATTGGAGCCAGCTGTTGGCTTTAGACGTATTGCCGCTATGGTCATGGGATCTTTTTATAAACAAGCGACCAAAGCGCAGAAAATTAAATTTTCTCAGTTATTCCAGAGAAGCTTGGTGGAAACCTACTCAGGTGGTTTGATTGAGTACGATGGCTATAAGATTGATGTTTTACCTGGTGAGCCAGTATCGGAAGGTCAGCGCACAGCCGTGGTGGATGTTGTAATTACGACATCAAGTGGTACTCAGGTTCCGATTAAATACAGTATGTATCAGACCAAAAATGGTGCCTGGAAAGTTCAAAATGTTACCGTGGCCGGGATTAATGTGGGGCTGTTATACCGACAGCAATTTGCCCGTAAAGTCGCGGAAGCAGGCGGGGATATAAATGTGGTTGTCGATCAATGGTCATCCAAGCTGGATGTAGAAGTTGAAGATGGTCAACTTAAAACAGATGACAGCCCGTTAAAATAA
- the lptB gene encoding LPS export ABC transporter ATP-binding protein, which translates to MSCLEASHLAKSYNKRKIIKDVSLSVKSGEVVGLLGPNGAGKTTCFYMIVGLVQADQGKVTIDGKDITHFPMHGRAKVGLGYLPQEASIFRKLTVSENIYGILELRTDLSENEKKEKLEYLLQEFHITHIRDSLGMSLSGGERRRAEIARALATDPKFILLDEPFAGVDPISVNDIQGIINHLKGLGIGVLITDHNVRETLGICDKAYIVGEGHIIAEGQSEDVLNNQKVKDIYLGENFNI; encoded by the coding sequence ATGAGTTGTCTCGAAGCCAGTCATCTTGCTAAAAGCTACAACAAACGCAAGATCATTAAAGATGTTTCACTGTCGGTAAAAAGTGGTGAAGTTGTTGGCTTACTCGGACCCAATGGCGCGGGTAAAACCACCTGTTTTTATATGATTGTCGGTTTGGTTCAGGCGGATCAGGGCAAAGTAACTATTGATGGCAAAGACATCACCCACTTTCCGATGCATGGGCGAGCAAAAGTTGGCTTAGGCTACCTTCCTCAGGAAGCCTCGATCTTCCGAAAGCTGACCGTCTCTGAGAATATCTACGGTATCCTCGAACTTCGAACCGACCTGTCCGAAAACGAGAAAAAAGAAAAACTGGAATACCTTCTTCAGGAATTCCACATCACCCACATCCGAGATTCATTAGGCATGAGCTTATCCGGTGGTGAACGCAGGCGCGCGGAAATAGCTCGCGCTCTGGCCACTGATCCCAAATTCATCCTTCTCGACGAACCCTTTGCGGGTGTTGATCCAATTTCCGTCAACGACATTCAAGGAATCATCAACCATCTCAAGGGACTTGGTATTGGCGTACTCATCACCGACCACAACGTACGAGAAACCTTAGGGATTTGTGATAAGGCTTATATCGTTGGGGAAGGACACATCATTGCAGAAGGGCAAAGCGAAGACGTCCTGAACAACCAGAAAGTGAAAGACATTTACTTAGGCGAGAATTTTAATATTTAA
- a CDS encoding KpsF/GutQ family sugar-phosphate isomerase produces MTDFDYISSAQRTLSIEADAVTALKDRLGNDFITACELLINCTGRVVVTGMGKSGHIGKKMAATLASTGTPSFFVHPGEASHGDLGMITPNDVVIAISNSGNTSEVVTILPLIKRMQTPMISITGNPASAMAKAAVVNLDISVKEEACPLGLAPTASTTATLAMGDALAVALLEAKGFTPEDFAFSHPGGALGRRLLLKVDDLMHKGDDIPTVTPDTLIKDALLEVTRKKLGMTAIIDPKKGLVGVFTDGDLRRVLDNETDFHSTSIEEVMTSPGVRCQSGILAAEALNIMETKSINGLFVTDENDQVVGALNMHDLLKAGIM; encoded by the coding sequence ATGACTGATTTTGATTATATTTCTTCTGCACAAAGAACCTTATCCATTGAGGCTGATGCTGTAACTGCATTAAAAGACCGTCTTGGAAATGATTTCATTACCGCGTGTGAATTATTAATTAATTGCACTGGTCGCGTTGTCGTAACCGGTATGGGCAAATCAGGTCATATTGGTAAGAAGATGGCTGCAACCTTAGCCAGCACAGGCACACCGTCTTTCTTTGTTCATCCCGGGGAAGCAAGTCACGGTGATTTAGGCATGATCACACCTAATGATGTAGTGATCGCTATCTCCAACTCAGGTAACACCAGTGAAGTCGTTACCATTCTGCCACTGATCAAACGCATGCAAACGCCAATGATCAGCATCACCGGCAACCCGGCCTCTGCAATGGCAAAAGCCGCTGTGGTAAACCTGGATATATCAGTAAAAGAAGAAGCTTGCCCTCTTGGGCTTGCACCAACTGCCAGCACCACCGCAACATTAGCGATGGGCGATGCACTGGCCGTTGCTCTGCTAGAAGCGAAAGGTTTTACCCCTGAAGACTTTGCTTTCTCTCATCCAGGAGGAGCCTTAGGACGCCGTCTTCTTCTGAAAGTAGATGACCTAATGCATAAGGGTGATGACATCCCAACGGTCACACCAGACACATTGATCAAAGATGCCCTGTTGGAAGTCACCCGTAAAAAGCTTGGTATGACAGCCATTATCGATCCTAAGAAAGGCTTGGTCGGAGTATTTACCGACGGTGATTTGCGACGTGTTTTGGACAACGAAACCGACTTCCATAGCACATCAATTGAAGAAGTAATGACTTCTCCTGGCGTGCGTTGCCAGTCAGGTATTCTGGCGGCTGAAGCACTTAACATCATGGAAACTAAATCTATCAACGGTCTCTTTGTTACCGATGAAAATGACCAAGTGGTGGGTGCACTGAACATGCACGATTTATTAAAAGCAGGGATTATGTAG
- the kdsC gene encoding 3-deoxy-manno-octulosonate-8-phosphatase KdsC has protein sequence MTDVFERAKKIKLLSCDVDGVMTDGALLFTSEGQEIKAFNILDGQGIKMLQNSGVKIAIITGRTSAMVENRAKNLGIDILYQGREDKINAIQDIANDLGLTLDQIAHIGDDLPDLPVIRKVGLGVTVPNGADLVKEHAHHCTTRAGGKGAVRELCELIMKAQDTLTAAHEAYLQ, from the coding sequence ATGACAGATGTATTTGAGCGAGCAAAAAAAATTAAGCTACTCTCGTGCGACGTAGATGGAGTCATGACCGACGGTGCATTATTGTTCACCTCTGAAGGCCAGGAAATCAAAGCCTTTAACATTCTGGATGGCCAAGGCATCAAAATGCTCCAAAACAGCGGTGTTAAAATCGCGATTATTACAGGCCGGACCTCAGCCATGGTAGAGAACCGGGCCAAAAACCTTGGCATTGATATTCTCTACCAAGGGAGAGAAGACAAAATCAACGCCATTCAAGACATTGCCAACGATCTTGGTTTGACTCTCGATCAGATTGCACACATTGGCGACGATTTACCTGACCTCCCTGTTATTCGCAAAGTAGGTCTGGGCGTTACCGTTCCGAACGGTGCCGATCTCGTCAAAGAACATGCACACCACTGTACAACGCGTGCAGGAGGTAAAGGTGCTGTCCGTGAACTCTGCGAACTGATCATGAAAGCTCAGGATACGCTCACTGCTGCTCACGAAGCCTATTTGCAATAG
- a CDS encoding BolA family protein, protein MDVEDVKALLAAEFPDAEVDASTDGYHYQVTVITEAFEGLNAVKRQQAVYKALNAQIQDGTIHAVQIKALTPSEA, encoded by the coding sequence ATGGACGTAGAAGACGTTAAAGCATTGCTTGCTGCAGAATTTCCAGATGCTGAAGTGGATGCGTCGACGGACGGTTATCATTACCAAGTGACGGTCATTACAGAGGCCTTTGAAGGTCTTAATGCCGTAAAACGTCAACAAGCAGTATATAAAGCATTAAATGCTCAGATTCAGGATGGAACTATTCACGCTGTTCAGATCAAAGCGTTAACGCCATCAGAAGCATAA
- a CDS encoding trypsin-like peptidase domain-containing protein, producing MINRILVPALIGACVGLLILLIQQEGLFNSSSSQNPHTTRVESSNDTSFPAAQQEQLHPLGTASYADAVEASSPAVVNIYASRTVAQNTHPLLSDPKFRQFLGRFTLPQQQQKMQNSLGSGVFIGEEGYILTNRHVIQGAEQIAVALSDGRKSPATVIGTDPATDLAVLKVDLVDLPKIPLPLTDNSLRVGDIVLAIGNPFGFNQSVSIGIISALGRSNLGITTYENFIQTDAAINPGNSGGALINAKGELIGINTAVFNKGGEAQGIGFAIPVEVALLVMSDLIEYGRVNRGWLGVETIDLSPALASRFDIPYHSGILITKIFKDSPAHKAGLLPGDIITKIGGVPIASFRSASRQVAMVRPEDKVEIELTRLNNSLKTTLTASEHPNLTKQ from the coding sequence ATGATCAACAGAATCTTAGTGCCTGCTTTAATTGGAGCCTGTGTTGGCTTACTTATCTTACTGATTCAGCAGGAAGGGCTGTTTAACTCATCAAGCTCACAAAACCCTCACACCACCAGGGTTGAATCATCCAACGACACCTCATTCCCAGCAGCACAACAAGAGCAATTACACCCTCTGGGTACGGCTTCCTATGCTGATGCCGTTGAAGCATCGTCGCCTGCGGTTGTGAATATTTATGCCAGCCGAACCGTAGCTCAGAATACGCACCCTTTGCTGTCTGATCCTAAATTCCGACAATTTCTCGGACGTTTCACCCTTCCACAGCAACAGCAAAAGATGCAAAACAGCCTGGGTTCTGGCGTGTTTATCGGTGAAGAGGGATACATTTTAACCAATCGTCATGTTATTCAAGGCGCGGAACAAATCGCTGTGGCATTAAGTGACGGAAGAAAATCACCCGCTACCGTTATTGGAACCGACCCCGCTACTGACCTTGCCGTCCTTAAAGTTGATTTGGTGGATTTACCGAAAATTCCACTTCCGCTCACAGACAACTCACTTCGCGTAGGTGATATCGTGCTCGCCATTGGTAACCCGTTTGGCTTTAACCAATCAGTCTCCATCGGCATCATCAGTGCACTCGGACGAAGCAATCTCGGTATCACCACCTATGAAAACTTCATTCAAACGGATGCCGCAATTAACCCTGGCAATTCCGGCGGCGCCTTGATTAACGCCAAAGGCGAACTCATCGGCATCAACACCGCTGTATTCAACAAAGGTGGCGAAGCTCAGGGCATTGGTTTTGCCATTCCGGTAGAAGTAGCCTTACTGGTGATGTCAGACTTAATTGAATATGGCCGGGTAAATCGCGGCTGGCTTGGAGTAGAAACCATTGACTTAAGCCCGGCACTGGCCTCGCGTTTCGACATTCCGTATCACTCCGGGATTTTAATCACCAAAATATTCAAGGACAGTCCTGCCCATAAAGCCGGTTTGCTTCCTGGCGATATCATTACCAAGATTGGCGGCGTCCCTATTGCCAGCTTCCGCTCTGCCAGCCGACAAGTCGCCATGGTACGACCAGAGGATAAGGTGGAAATTGAGCTGACCCGTTTAAATAACTCGTTAAAAACCACACTAACAGCATCAGAGCATCCGAACCTGACCAAACAATGA
- the hisG gene encoding ATP phosphoribosyltransferase — translation MDQTLTIALSKGRILKDTLPLLKAAGIEPAEDIFKSRKLIFETNIPGVNLVIIRATDVPAYVELGAADLGVSGKDVLMEHGGEGMYELLDLDIARCKLMTAGKDPVEPEGRLRVATKFVNVTKRYYAEQGRQVDIIKLYGAMELAPIMGLADRIVDIVDTGNTLRANGLQPLEEIAYVSSRLVAGTSAYKNKHHMIQPIIEKLNKAVEAAKETEVA, via the coding sequence ATGGATCAGACATTAACAATTGCTCTTTCTAAAGGGCGTATCTTGAAAGATACATTGCCTTTACTAAAGGCTGCTGGTATTGAGCCGGCAGAAGATATCTTCAAAAGCCGTAAACTGATTTTTGAAACAAACATTCCTGGTGTGAATCTTGTCATTATCCGCGCAACGGATGTGCCTGCTTATGTGGAGCTGGGTGCTGCTGATTTAGGTGTGTCAGGTAAAGATGTTCTAATGGAGCATGGTGGTGAAGGCATGTATGAATTGCTGGATCTGGACATTGCCCGCTGTAAATTAATGACGGCTGGTAAAGACCCTGTTGAACCAGAAGGGCGTCTACGTGTGGCGACCAAGTTTGTAAATGTCACCAAGCGCTATTACGCAGAACAAGGGCGTCAGGTTGATATCATCAAATTGTACGGTGCTATGGAACTTGCTCCTATTATGGGTTTGGCAGATCGTATTGTAGATATTGTCGATACCGGAAATACCTTGCGAGCTAATGGACTTCAACCATTGGAAGAAATCGCGTATGTGAGTAGCCGTTTGGTTGCAGGTACGTCTGCGTACAAAAATAAGCATCACATGATTCAACCCATCATTGAAAAGCTAAACAAAGCAGTGGAAGCTGCGAAAGAAACCGAAGTGGCTTAA
- the lptC gene encoding LPS export ABC transporter periplasmic protein LptC codes for MITKEKLIQIFKIGPFILAAIALLFWLNLQEENASIQTSRTNITDAPDLTLINSSSKHYDENGQQQYRLTASKIDHYKDERTAVFQQPRLFNNQQGTEWTAEAEQGQANLDSDIIVLKDQVKIDRNTADQTVRLRTSELSIDTKQNIAENDVLTVIHSGNSYIESKGFQTNLNTNETLLKANVRGTHDVQK; via the coding sequence ATGATTACAAAAGAGAAGCTAATACAAATTTTCAAAATTGGGCCATTTATCCTTGCGGCCATTGCTTTGCTGTTTTGGCTCAACCTTCAGGAAGAGAATGCTTCCATTCAGACCTCCCGAACCAATATTACTGACGCACCCGATCTAACCTTAATTAACTCGTCCTCTAAACACTACGACGAAAACGGACAACAACAGTACCGTCTTACCGCCTCGAAGATCGATCACTACAAAGACGAACGAACAGCCGTTTTTCAACAGCCTAGATTATTTAACAATCAACAAGGTACCGAATGGACGGCCGAAGCAGAACAAGGCCAGGCAAACCTGGATTCCGATATCATCGTTCTTAAAGATCAGGTGAAAATTGATAGAAATACGGCCGACCAAACCGTTAGGCTACGCACATCAGAACTATCGATTGATACTAAGCAGAATATTGCAGAAAACGATGTTCTTACGGTCATTCATTCAGGCAACAGTTATATTGAAAGCAAAGGGTTTCAGACAAATCTCAATACCAATGAAACCCTATTGAAAGCAAATGTACGAGGGACGCATGACGTTCAAAAGTAA